One Pseudomonas sp. FP1742 genomic window carries:
- a CDS encoding TetR/AcrR family transcriptional regulator: protein MPMPERCPRFAEYRDKVLELFASKGFGQVGMRELATCLGLTPGSLYHHYPSKQHLLLDLIEEFYEELLATLGRIEQQAPAKRDKPGALIQAHLNLHHEMPWHFRLVERDTGCLNEEQQQRVRQLREQYERRLFLMFSPSAKLVEPGALAGVIANLLNSAPSWLAHHSMKDQERDELLHNLLGGAIDRLLGTGRDKRSP, encoded by the coding sequence ATGCCTATGCCTGAGCGTTGCCCGCGCTTCGCCGAGTACCGGGACAAGGTGCTGGAGCTGTTCGCCAGCAAGGGTTTCGGACAGGTCGGCATGCGTGAGCTGGCGACCTGCCTGGGGCTCACTCCGGGCTCGTTGTATCACCATTACCCCAGCAAACAGCATTTGTTGCTCGACCTGATCGAGGAGTTCTACGAAGAGCTTCTGGCAACCCTGGGGCGCATCGAGCAACAGGCCCCGGCCAAACGGGACAAACCGGGTGCCCTGATTCAGGCGCACTTGAACTTGCATCACGAGATGCCTTGGCACTTTCGTTTGGTGGAGCGGGACACGGGCTGCCTGAATGAAGAGCAGCAACAACGGGTCCGACAGCTTCGTGAGCAGTACGAACGCCGATTGTTTTTGATGTTTAGTCCGTCTGCCAAACTCGTTGAGCCTGGCGCGTTGGCAGGAGTCATTGCCAATTTGCTCAACAGTGCACCCAGTTGGCTAGCGCATCACTCCATGAAGGACCAGGAGCGTGATGAACTGCTGCACAACCTTCTGGGTGGTGCCATAGATCGCTTGTTGGGAACAGGGCGCGATAAACGCAGTCCATAG
- a CDS encoding 3-hydroxybutyryl-CoA dehydrogenase — MNLQNIGVIGAGTMGNGIAQVCALAGFNVTLLDICENALQKAVATVDKNLDRQIAKGTLTQAQKLAALDRIRTHTDYSSLLDMQLVIEAATENLDLKLRVLQQIAAQVSAECVIASNTSSLSITQLAASVSRPERFIGLHFFNPVPVMGLIEVIRGLQTSDATHDLALDMAKTLGKTAITAGNRPGFVVNRILVPMINEAILVLQEGLASAEDIDAGMRLGCNQPIGPLALADLIGLDTVLAILQAFYEGFNDSKYRPAPLLKEMVAAGYLGRKTGRGFHAYA, encoded by the coding sequence ATGAATCTGCAAAACATTGGCGTGATCGGCGCAGGCACCATGGGCAATGGCATTGCACAGGTCTGCGCCCTGGCCGGCTTCAACGTGACCTTGCTCGACATCTGCGAGAACGCCCTTCAAAAAGCTGTCGCGACCGTCGATAAAAACCTCGATCGGCAGATCGCCAAGGGCACACTGACGCAGGCGCAAAAACTCGCTGCCCTCGACCGGATTCGCACCCATACCGATTACAGCAGTCTGCTGGACATGCAACTGGTGATCGAAGCCGCCACCGAAAACCTCGATCTGAAACTGCGCGTGCTGCAACAAATCGCCGCGCAGGTCAGTGCCGAGTGCGTGATCGCCTCCAACACATCGTCGCTGTCCATTACTCAACTGGCTGCCAGCGTGAGCCGGCCCGAGCGCTTCATCGGTCTGCATTTTTTCAACCCGGTGCCGGTGATGGGCCTGATCGAAGTGATTCGCGGCCTGCAAACCAGCGATGCCACCCACGACCTGGCGCTGGACATGGCAAAAACCCTCGGCAAGACCGCAATCACCGCGGGCAACCGTCCGGGTTTTGTGGTCAACCGGATTCTGGTGCCGATGATCAATGAAGCGATCCTGGTGCTTCAGGAAGGTCTGGCCAGCGCTGAAGATATCGACGCCGGTATGCGCCTGGGCTGCAATCAACCCATCGGCCCGCTGGCCCTGGCCGACCTGATCGGCCTGGACACCGTGCTGGCCATTCTTCAAGCCTTCTACGAAGGCTTCAACGACAGCAAATACCGCCCCGCTCCGCTACTCAAGGAAATGGTCGCCGCCGGCTACCTGGGGCGCAAAACGGGGCGCGGCTTCCATGCCTATGCCTGA
- a CDS encoding AraC family transcriptional regulator: MREKDSVAAYFMQAMIHGLGENPQRLQAVLEESGIDPALIQQPTARVPATAFAALWLIQIRELRDEFFGLDSHGMPPGSFALICRALIQEPDLHKALRQCLSNFALFLRDFRGTLTVRGKRAVISLESCAQDDNFSRFGEETFLVLIVSLLCWLGGRRIPIDRADFRQVRVPLSDDGLLWGSNLTFGAERTEIEFASRYLQLPVVQDLASLKVFLRTAPQWLVIRFRNADGLGAQVRQRLRNTHYSQWPTLQAFALEQHLSPSTFRRKLEREGCSYQEIKDEVRRAVAIEQLRKSPMSIGEIAELTGFQETSAFHRAFKKWTGDSPGRYRQKSGGPLVMAPQRRLQGVSSKVSDASECTAAVASKVQLRL; the protein is encoded by the coding sequence ATGCGGGAAAAGGACTCGGTGGCCGCCTACTTCATGCAGGCTATGATCCATGGGTTGGGGGAAAATCCGCAGCGCTTGCAGGCTGTCCTTGAAGAGTCGGGGATTGACCCGGCGCTGATACAGCAGCCCACGGCAAGGGTGCCAGCGACGGCATTTGCCGCGCTGTGGCTGATTCAAATCCGTGAACTGCGCGACGAATTTTTCGGGCTCGATTCCCATGGAATGCCGCCCGGCAGTTTCGCATTGATCTGTCGTGCGTTGATCCAGGAGCCGGATCTGCACAAAGCCTTGCGCCAGTGCCTGAGCAACTTCGCGCTGTTCCTGCGCGACTTTCGCGGCACGCTGACGGTGCGTGGCAAACGAGCGGTCATCAGTCTTGAATCCTGCGCACAGGACGATAATTTCAGCCGTTTCGGCGAAGAAACATTTCTGGTGCTGATTGTCAGTCTGCTGTGCTGGCTGGGCGGGCGGCGCATCCCCATAGACCGCGCGGATTTTCGACAGGTGCGTGTTCCTTTGAGCGACGACGGTCTGCTCTGGGGCAGCAACCTCACCTTTGGGGCCGAGCGCACCGAAATTGAATTTGCCAGCCGCTATCTGCAACTGCCGGTGGTTCAGGACCTGGCCTCACTGAAAGTGTTTCTACGCACGGCACCTCAATGGCTGGTCATCCGCTTTCGCAACGCCGATGGCCTGGGGGCACAGGTTCGCCAACGGCTGCGCAACACTCACTACAGCCAGTGGCCAACCCTGCAGGCTTTTGCTTTGGAACAACACCTGAGCCCAAGCACTTTTCGCCGCAAGCTGGAGCGGGAAGGCTGTTCCTATCAGGAGATCAAAGATGAAGTACGTCGTGCGGTCGCCATCGAGCAGTTGCGCAAAAGCCCAATGAGCATCGGCGAGATTGCCGAGTTAACCGGATTTCAGGAAACCAGTGCCTTTCATCGGGCATTCAAGAAGTGGACGGGCGATAGCCCAGGCCGGTATCGGCAGAAGTCTGGGGGGCCATTAGTGATGGCCCCCCAGAGGCGCCTGCAAGGTGTTTCCAGCAAAGTTTCAGATGCCTCTGAGTGTACCGCCGCCGTCGCGAGCAAAGTGCAACTCAGGCTGTAA
- a CDS encoding glycosyl hydrolase family 28-related protein → MIFNAQNFGAKGDGITDDTAAIQSAIDAAAAAGGGQVYMPTGTYIVSGGVEPSDGCLMLKSNVYLYGDGMGATTIKVADGSDTKITGVIRSAYGEETHDFGVSNLTIDGNRDNTTGKIDGWFNGYIPGQAGYDSNVTLDSVEIKDCSGYGFDPHEQTVNMVIKNSVSHGNGLDGFVADFLSNSTFENNVAYDNDRHGFNVVTSTHDFTLTNNVAYSNGGNGIVVQRGSENIPSPSNITITGGQVYGNGAEGVLIKMSSEVTVSGVDIHDNTSAGIRIYGSNHVEIIDNTLNSNSLGNPVPEIIIQSYNDTLGVSGKYYNGSDNIIQSNIITGSNLSTYGVAERNEDGTDRNAIIGNTISHTSNGATLVYGDGSYVSDTVPMTTVQGTAGNDTLLGSAGSEIFYGGAGNDTINGGAGDDILVGGAGIDKLTGGTGADTFRFTTQSDSYRNATASFDDTITDFDVTQDKIDLAGLGFTGLGNGHGSTLQVSYSASTNRTYIKDYDADASGNRFELILSGNLASTLTASNFIFNRVLTGTNGNDSLLGSDSADTLLGLAGNDSLNGGAGDDRLDGGAGMDTLTGGAGADTFVFSNRLDSYRNYNTGGANLGDLITDFDITADKIDLSAMGFTGLGDGKNNTVYVALNSTGTKTYIKSLTADADGNRFEVALNGNYLDKLTSANFVFATSSPTNHAPVLAAPLLDQNATENAPFTYVVPATSFTDADNDNLSYTATLADGSALPAWLSFNATNLTFTGTPTSTASGNYDVLVKATDPAGASASDSFALGVANTVTGTNNAETLNGTAGADLILGLGGNDTIKAGTGADIVDGGGGRDSLYGGDGADTFRYTNLLDSYRDYDTGGVTATDTIYDFTAGVDKIDVSGLGFVGLGDGSNGTLYVTLNAAGDKTYIKSAEADADGNRFEIALSGNYLNTLTASDFVFGTRAQQDILYLPTLGQSNARLLRMTEDDNQSGTSMLVNDLDRYTPYDVRSQFTDADGNGIDIAVGGSTVTGLSTLSAEELKLCWWLTDTNQPGAALLRAVTLLSDQRSELQSINNVTMGIIWGQGEEAAQEIARATDKAAAAAAYKAATLKVFDYLHAQLGNFNVYMMETGHYEQDAARARGYSEDKIAAVVEGVGYVRAAQEAIATERADVKLAVDYTDLPLRHEVDALTYPDDVWHLHEESAEIVGQRLADYIANDLGFQGNPNDNNSVQDIFANNRTMISGTDQADTLVGSSGNDTLDGGLGADTMTGGDGNDIYVVNNVLDRVVESNTSTSQIDTVQASVSWTLGANLENLVLTGVSSINGTGNEQHNFITGNAGNNVLDGAAGADSMSGGDGSDTYYVDNADDAVIETNSDAASGGIDSVHSSLAAYTLGNNVERLYIDSPGAANGTGNALDNTLFAGAGNNVLDGREGNDTVSYERAASGVTVSLSTSVQQNTVGSGLDTVKLFENLTGSAYADTLSGNSGANVLNGGAGNDTLVGGSGDDRLIGGAGTDNLTGGTGADTYVFDALSDMGAGALRDVINGFKSTEGDHLDFTGLDANPLTTTIDAFTFIGSNAFDSADATGQLRFADGILYGSVDADVTPEFEIALVGVQELHVSDFTA, encoded by the coding sequence ATGATTTTCAATGCACAAAATTTTGGCGCCAAAGGAGATGGCATCACTGACGACACAGCGGCGATACAAAGTGCAATTGATGCGGCGGCCGCCGCAGGCGGGGGGCAGGTGTATATGCCGACCGGAACTTACATCGTTTCGGGAGGTGTGGAACCTTCCGACGGTTGCCTGATGCTCAAGAGCAACGTCTATCTGTACGGCGACGGCATGGGCGCAACCACCATCAAGGTGGCTGACGGCTCCGACACCAAGATCACCGGAGTCATCCGCTCCGCCTATGGCGAGGAAACCCACGACTTCGGCGTCAGCAACCTCACCATCGACGGCAACCGTGACAACACTACGGGCAAAATCGACGGTTGGTTCAACGGCTACATTCCCGGGCAAGCAGGCTACGACTCCAACGTCACCCTCGACAGCGTCGAGATCAAGGATTGCTCCGGGTACGGTTTCGACCCCCACGAGCAAACCGTCAACATGGTCATCAAGAACAGCGTGTCCCACGGCAATGGCTTGGACGGTTTCGTAGCTGACTTCCTGAGCAACAGCACCTTCGAAAACAACGTCGCCTACGACAACGACCGACACGGTTTCAACGTCGTGACCAGCACCCACGACTTCACGCTCACCAATAACGTTGCCTACAGCAATGGCGGCAACGGCATCGTGGTGCAGCGCGGCAGCGAGAACATCCCCTCCCCCAGCAACATCACCATCACTGGTGGCCAGGTGTATGGCAACGGCGCCGAAGGGGTGCTGATCAAAATGTCCAGCGAGGTGACGGTCAGCGGCGTCGACATCCACGACAACACCAGCGCCGGGATCCGCATCTACGGCAGCAACCACGTCGAGATCATCGACAACACGCTCAACAGCAATTCCCTGGGCAACCCCGTACCGGAGATCATCATCCAGTCCTACAACGACACCCTGGGTGTGTCCGGCAAGTACTACAACGGCAGCGATAACATCATCCAGAGCAACATCATCACCGGCAGCAACCTGTCGACCTACGGCGTTGCGGAACGCAATGAAGACGGCACTGATCGCAACGCCATCATCGGCAACACCATCAGCCACACCAGCAACGGTGCGACGCTGGTCTATGGCGACGGCAGCTACGTCAGCGACACGGTACCGATGACCACCGTGCAAGGCACAGCTGGCAACGACACCCTGCTGGGCAGCGCCGGCAGCGAGATTTTCTATGGCGGTGCCGGCAACGACACCATCAATGGCGGGGCCGGTGACGACATTCTGGTGGGGGGTGCAGGCATCGACAAACTCACCGGTGGTACCGGTGCCGATACGTTCCGTTTCACCACTCAGTCCGACAGCTACCGCAACGCAACCGCAAGCTTCGATGACACCATCACCGACTTTGATGTCACCCAGGACAAAATCGACCTCGCCGGCCTCGGTTTCACCGGCCTGGGCAATGGCCATGGCAGTACCCTGCAAGTCAGCTACAGCGCCAGCACTAACCGCACCTACATCAAGGACTACGATGCCGACGCCAGCGGCAATCGCTTCGAATTGATACTCTCGGGCAACCTCGCCAGCACCTTGACCGCGAGCAATTTCATCTTCAATCGTGTGCTCACCGGCACCAACGGCAACGACTCGCTGCTGGGCAGTGATTCGGCCGACACCCTGCTCGGCCTGGCGGGTAACGACAGCCTCAATGGCGGCGCGGGCGACGACAGGCTCGACGGCGGTGCCGGTATGGACACCCTCACCGGTGGCGCCGGAGCGGACACCTTCGTGTTCTCCAATCGCCTGGACAGTTACCGCAACTACAACACCGGCGGTGCCAACCTTGGCGACCTGATCACCGATTTTGATATCACCGCCGACAAGATCGACCTCTCGGCCATGGGCTTCACCGGCCTGGGGGATGGCAAAAACAACACCGTGTACGTGGCGCTCAACAGTACCGGCACCAAGACTTACATCAAGTCCCTGACCGCCGACGCCGATGGCAACCGCTTCGAAGTGGCACTGAACGGTAACTACCTCGACAAGCTGACCAGCGCCAACTTCGTCTTCGCCACGTCGTCACCGACCAACCACGCGCCGGTTCTGGCCGCCCCGCTGCTGGATCAGAACGCCACCGAAAACGCCCCGTTCACCTACGTGGTGCCAGCCACCAGCTTCACCGATGCGGATAATGACAACCTCAGCTACACCGCCACCCTGGCCGATGGCAGCGCCCTGCCCGCGTGGCTGAGCTTCAATGCCACCAATCTGACCTTCACCGGCACGCCGACCAGCACCGCGTCCGGCAATTACGACGTGCTGGTCAAGGCCACAGACCCAGCCGGTGCATCGGCCAGCGATAGCTTCGCCTTGGGAGTGGCCAACACTGTCACCGGCACCAACAATGCCGAAACCCTCAACGGTACGGCGGGTGCAGACCTGATCCTCGGCCTCGGTGGCAACGACACGATCAAGGCCGGCACTGGCGCCGACATCGTCGACGGCGGCGGCGGACGCGACTCGCTGTATGGCGGCGACGGCGCCGACACCTTCCGCTATACCAACCTGCTCGACAGCTACCGCGACTACGACACGGGTGGTGTCACCGCCACCGACACGATTTATGACTTCACTGCGGGCGTCGACAAGATCGATGTGTCGGGCCTGGGCTTTGTTGGCCTTGGTGATGGCAGTAATGGCACGTTGTACGTGACCCTCAATGCGGCCGGCGACAAGACCTACATCAAGTCCGCCGAAGCGGATGCCGATGGCAATCGCTTTGAAATCGCCCTCAGTGGCAACTACCTCAACACCCTGACCGCCAGCGACTTCGTGTTCGGCACGCGCGCCCAACAGGACATCCTCTACCTGCCCACCCTCGGCCAATCCAATGCGCGCCTGCTGCGCATGACGGAGGACGACAATCAGTCCGGCACCTCGATGCTGGTCAACGACCTGGACCGCTACACCCCCTATGACGTGCGCAGTCAGTTCACCGATGCCGATGGCAACGGCATCGACATCGCGGTGGGCGGCAGCACGGTCACCGGCCTGTCGACGCTCAGCGCCGAAGAACTCAAATTGTGCTGGTGGCTGACCGACACCAACCAACCCGGGGCTGCGCTGTTGCGCGCCGTGACGCTGCTGAGCGACCAGCGCAGTGAACTGCAATCGATCAATAACGTCACCATGGGCATCATTTGGGGCCAGGGCGAGGAAGCCGCCCAGGAGATCGCCCGCGCCACGGACAAGGCAGCGGCAGCGGCGGCCTACAAGGCTGCGACCCTCAAGGTGTTTGATTACCTGCATGCCCAGCTCGGCAACTTCAACGTGTACATGATGGAAACCGGTCACTACGAGCAGGACGCGGCGCGTGCCCGTGGTTATTCGGAAGACAAGATTGCCGCCGTCGTCGAAGGGGTTGGTTATGTCCGCGCCGCCCAGGAAGCCATCGCCACCGAGCGCGCCGACGTCAAGCTGGCGGTGGACTACACCGATCTCCCCTTGCGCCACGAAGTCGATGCGCTGACGTATCCCGACGACGTCTGGCACCTGCACGAGGAATCGGCGGAAATCGTCGGCCAGCGCCTGGCCGATTACATCGCCAATGACCTTGGCTTCCAGGGCAACCCCAACGACAACAACAGCGTGCAGGACATTTTCGCCAACAACCGGACGATGATTTCCGGTACCGACCAGGCGGATACCCTGGTGGGCAGCTCGGGTAACGACACGCTGGATGGCGGCCTGGGCGCCGACACCATGACCGGTGGCGATGGTAACGACATTTATGTGGTCAACAACGTGCTCGACCGCGTGGTGGAAAGCAACACCTCGACCTCGCAGATCGATACGGTACAGGCCTCGGTCAGCTGGACCCTGGGCGCCAATCTCGAGAACCTGGTGCTCACCGGCGTGTCGAGCATCAACGGCACCGGCAATGAGCAGCACAACTTCATCACCGGCAATGCCGGCAATAATGTGCTCGATGGTGCCGCAGGGGCCGACAGCATGAGCGGCGGCGATGGCAGCGACACCTACTATGTCGACAACGCCGACGACGCCGTAATCGAGACCAACAGTGATGCGGCGTCCGGAGGGATCGACAGCGTACACAGCAGCCTGGCGGCCTATACCCTCGGCAACAACGTCGAGCGTCTGTATATCGATAGCCCTGGCGCCGCCAATGGCACGGGCAACGCGCTGGACAACACGCTGTTCGCCGGAGCCGGCAACAACGTGCTGGACGGGCGCGAAGGCAATGACACGGTGTCTTATGAACGCGCCGCGTCTGGCGTTACCGTCAGCCTCTCGACGTCAGTGCAACAAAATACCGTGGGCTCCGGGCTCGACACCGTGAAGCTCTTCGAAAACCTCACGGGAAGCGCCTACGCCGACACGCTGTCGGGCAACAGCGGCGCGAACGTTCTGAACGGTGGTGCGGGCAACGATACGTTGGTGGGCGGTTCGGGTGATGACCGGCTGATCGGCGGTGCCGGCACCGACAACCTTACCGGAGGCACTGGCGCGGATACCTACGTGTTTGATGCGCTGTCGGACATGGGCGCCGGCGCTTTACGGGATGTGATCAACGGTTTCAAGAGCACCGAGGGTGATCATCTGGACTTCACCGGCCTGGACGCCAACCCGCTGACCACCACTATCGACGCCTTCACTTTCATCGGCAGCAACGCCTTCGACTCTGCCGACGCCACCGGCCAACTGCGCTTTGCCGATGGCATTCTCTACGGCAGTGTCGATGCCGACGTCACCCCCGAGTTCGAAATCGCGCTGGTGGGCGTCCAGGAGTTGCACGTCAGCGACTTTACAGCCTGA
- the wrbA gene encoding NAD(P)H:quinone oxidoreductase, translating to MAKVLVLYYSMYGHLETMAGAVAEGARSVPGTDVTLKRVAETIPAEQAAAIGVKLDQKAPVATPDELGNYDAIIFGTPTRFGNMAGQMRTFLDQTGGLWMSGALVGKIGSVFASTGTQHGGQETTITSFHSTLLHQGMVIVGVPYTCAGLTNMSEITGGTPYGATTLAGADGKRQPSQNELDIARFQGKHVAELAIKIAG from the coding sequence ATGGCGAAGGTACTGGTTCTCTATTACTCAATGTACGGTCACCTCGAAACGATGGCTGGCGCAGTGGCCGAAGGCGCACGATCCGTACCTGGCACCGACGTGACGCTCAAGCGTGTCGCTGAAACCATCCCGGCCGAACAGGCAGCAGCCATCGGCGTCAAACTTGACCAGAAGGCACCGGTGGCGACACCTGACGAGCTGGGCAATTACGATGCAATCATCTTTGGTACACCGACGCGCTTCGGCAATATGGCGGGACAGATGCGCACGTTTCTCGACCAGACCGGCGGACTGTGGATGAGCGGCGCGCTGGTCGGAAAAATCGGCAGTGTCTTTGCATCGACCGGCACCCAGCACGGTGGCCAGGAAACCACGATTACGTCGTTTCACAGCACACTCCTGCATCAAGGGATGGTCATCGTGGGTGTGCCTTACACCTGCGCAGGGCTGACCAACATGAGCGAGATCACCGGCGGTACGCCCTATGGCGCGACCACACTGGCAGGCGCTGACGGTAAACGGCAACCGTCACAGAATGAACTGGATATTGCGCGTTTCCAGGGTAAACACGTCGCTGAGCTTGCAATAAAGATCGCGGGTTAA
- a CDS encoding cystathionine gamma-synthase family protein: protein MENKKRAVQASDIGMGTRVVWGGEQVQHPYNSTQTPIVVSAAYGYDDIDKWYDVALGKEPGFIYSRMSNPTVCVLENKLCELENAESAVAFSTGMAAISGVLHTFLSYGQRVISTRDSYGGTNKIFEEFLPRMGVEVTLCDTLDTMALEQEIAKGCNVLYLETPTNPTLKIVDIRRLVAAAKRVGALVVADNTFATPLNQNPLALGVDVVVHSATKFLSGHGDVLGGVVCGAEHLMSQVRHYREINGASLDPFSAYLIIRGIKTLALRLRQQQASAMLLAEYLCTEPLVESVNYPGLPQHPGHDIARSQMNGFGAIVSFVLKGGMDAVTRLLPLLRYAHRAGNLGAVETIYGPARTTSHVENTLEERQALGISEGLVRISVGIEDSADLLADLKQAFALVRGKHGDTSFNADSAQRFIEVET from the coding sequence ATGGAAAATAAGAAACGCGCCGTCCAGGCTTCAGACATTGGAATGGGGACTCGAGTCGTATGGGGAGGAGAGCAGGTTCAGCATCCCTACAATTCCACGCAGACACCCATCGTGGTCAGTGCTGCCTATGGCTATGACGATATCGATAAGTGGTATGACGTGGCATTGGGAAAAGAGCCAGGCTTCATTTACAGCCGGATGAGCAATCCCACTGTCTGCGTTTTGGAAAATAAACTCTGTGAGCTCGAAAACGCAGAGTCGGCTGTAGCTTTCAGTACCGGAATGGCTGCAATCAGCGGTGTACTACACACCTTCCTGTCCTATGGACAGCGTGTGATATCTACGCGTGACAGCTACGGCGGTACGAACAAGATTTTCGAGGAGTTTCTTCCACGCATGGGTGTGGAGGTAACCCTTTGCGATACGCTCGACACTATGGCGCTTGAGCAGGAAATCGCTAAAGGCTGCAACGTCCTGTACCTGGAAACACCCACGAACCCAACGCTGAAAATCGTTGATATTCGGCGCCTTGTGGCAGCGGCCAAGCGAGTGGGCGCTTTGGTTGTTGCGGACAACACATTCGCGACGCCTCTGAATCAGAATCCTCTCGCTTTAGGCGTTGATGTGGTTGTGCACAGCGCGACCAAATTCCTGTCCGGTCATGGTGATGTCCTCGGTGGTGTGGTCTGCGGCGCCGAGCATTTGATGTCTCAAGTTCGCCATTACCGCGAAATCAATGGTGCCTCGCTGGATCCTTTTTCGGCGTATCTAATCATCCGAGGCATCAAGACTCTGGCTCTGCGTCTTCGCCAGCAACAGGCGAGCGCGATGCTTTTGGCCGAGTACCTCTGTACCGAACCGCTGGTTGAGTCGGTGAACTATCCGGGGTTGCCTCAACATCCAGGTCATGACATCGCTCGTTCGCAAATGAACGGATTCGGCGCCATCGTCAGCTTCGTGCTGAAAGGAGGTATGGACGCAGTGACCCGTTTGCTACCGCTGCTCAGATATGCGCATCGGGCGGGTAATTTGGGCGCTGTCGAGACCATCTATGGGCCGGCTCGGACGACCAGTCACGTGGAAAATACCTTGGAAGAACGTCAGGCACTTGGAATCTCCGAAGGTTTGGTTCGAATATCCGTAGGTATTGAAGATTCAGCAGATTTATTGGCTGACCTAAAACAAGCTTTCGCTTTAGTGCGAGGTAAACATGGTGATACGAGCTTTAACGCTGATAGTGCCCAACGTTTCATTGAGGTAGAAACCTGA
- a CDS encoding amino acid permease produces MSTHIEDHQSDPNSRFKKEMQTRHIVMLALGGVIGTGLFLTSGYTVNQAGPLGAVIAYIIGAVMVYLVMVCLGELAVQMPETGSFSSYATRYLGPGTGYTVAWLYWLTWAVAIGSEFTAAGILMVRWFPDTPVWIWSALFAIAVFLSNVVSVRWFAETEFWLSLIKVLTVITFIAIGGAAIFGLIQVQSLQGAGLSNFTREGLFPTGFLPIAMTLLAVSFAFSGTELIGIAAGEAQDPQTSVPKAIRTTVVRLALFFVGTIFVLATLLPREQAGLVESPFVMVFELIGIPYSADIMNFVILTALISAANSGLYAASRMLWTLSDQGHMPKRYARLSSRGAPVNAIVLSMAGAVASLLSSVFAPDTVYLALVSISGLAVVVVWMSIAASQIAFRRQYVANGGRVEDLHFRVRGYPWVPIGALLCCLLACVGIAFDPEQRVALYFGLPFIAWCYFVYWITRNKRAERLALAAAVHSSGTA; encoded by the coding sequence ATGTCCACGCATATTGAAGATCATCAGTCCGACCCAAACTCGCGTTTCAAAAAGGAAATGCAAACACGCCACATCGTTATGTTGGCACTGGGCGGTGTGATCGGTACGGGGTTATTCCTTACCTCCGGTTACACGGTTAATCAGGCAGGGCCGCTCGGTGCAGTGATTGCTTACATCATCGGGGCAGTGATGGTGTATTTAGTCATGGTCTGTCTCGGTGAGTTGGCTGTACAGATGCCAGAAACCGGATCTTTCAGTAGTTATGCAACGCGATACCTGGGCCCAGGCACAGGCTATACAGTGGCCTGGCTTTACTGGCTCACTTGGGCGGTAGCCATCGGTTCAGAATTTACCGCCGCGGGCATACTGATGGTTCGGTGGTTTCCCGACACACCAGTCTGGATTTGGAGTGCGCTGTTTGCCATCGCCGTTTTCTTAAGCAATGTTGTTTCTGTTCGGTGGTTTGCGGAGACTGAATTTTGGCTTTCGCTGATTAAGGTGCTGACCGTTATCACATTCATTGCGATTGGCGGAGCGGCAATTTTCGGTCTTATTCAAGTACAGAGTTTGCAGGGGGCGGGACTTTCCAACTTCACACGTGAGGGGCTTTTTCCTACTGGGTTTTTACCCATTGCAATGACCCTCCTGGCTGTTTCATTCGCATTTTCCGGAACTGAGCTGATCGGGATTGCGGCAGGTGAAGCGCAAGATCCACAAACTAGCGTGCCCAAGGCAATCCGCACGACAGTGGTACGTTTGGCGCTGTTCTTCGTGGGGACCATTTTCGTCCTTGCGACGTTACTGCCACGAGAGCAAGCGGGGCTCGTAGAAAGCCCGTTCGTGATGGTGTTTGAGCTGATTGGCATCCCATACTCTGCCGACATTATGAACTTCGTCATTCTCACGGCACTGATTTCCGCCGCTAACTCGGGGCTGTATGCAGCGTCCCGAATGCTGTGGACATTGAGCGATCAAGGACATATGCCTAAGCGCTACGCCAGGCTCTCCAGTCGGGGTGCACCGGTGAACGCCATCGTTCTTAGTATGGCGGGTGCAGTGGCTTCTCTGCTCAGCAGTGTGTTTGCCCCTGATACGGTTTACTTGGCCTTGGTGTCCATCTCCGGTCTGGCGGTCGTGGTCGTGTGGATGAGCATTGCTGCCAGCCAGATCGCGTTCCGTCGTCAATACGTTGCTAATGGCGGACGAGTTGAAGACCTGCATTTCCGTGTACGCGGCTATCCATGGGTGCCTATCGGTGCACTGTTGTGTTGCTTGCTGGCCTGTGTGGGTATCGCTTTTGATCCTGAGCAGCGAGTGGCGCTTTACTTCGGCCTTCCCTTTATCGCGTGGTGTTACTTCGTTTACTGGATCACTCGAAACAAGAGAGCAGAGCGGTTGGCTTTAGCCGCAGCTGTTCATTCCTCTGGCACCGCGTGA